One window of Serinus canaria isolate serCan28SL12 chromosome 3, serCan2020, whole genome shotgun sequence genomic DNA carries:
- the LOC127059345 gene encoding basic proline-rich protein-like produces MRSVMPLQPMEVQGEQRSTSSLWNTPHQNKQMLKEDCDPVGTPPPPPPPPPPPPPPPPPPPPPPPPPPPPPPPPPPPPPPHPPPPPPPPPPPPPPPPPPPPPPPPPPPPPPPPPPPPPPPPPPPPPPPPPPPPPPPPPPPPPPPPPPPPPPPPPPPPPPPPPPPPPPPPPPPPPPPPPPPPPPPPPPPPPPPPPPPPPPPPPPPPPPPPPPPPPPPPPPPPPPPPPPPPPPPPPPHPPPPPPPPPPPPPPPPPPPTPPPPPPPPPPPPPPPPPPPPPPPPPPPPPPPPPPPPPPPPPPPPPPPPPPPPPPHPPPPPPPPPPPPPPPPPPPPPPPPPPPPPPPPPPPPPPPPPPPPPPPPPHPPPPPPPPPPPPPPPPPPPPPPPPPPPPPPPPPPPPPPPPPPPPPPPPPPPPPPPPPPPPPPPPPPPPPPPPPPPPPPPPTPPPPPPPPPPPPPPPPPPPPPPPPPPPPPPPPPPPPPPPPPPPPPPPPPPPPPPPPPPPPPPPPPPPPPPPPPPPPPPPPPPPPPPPPPPPPPPPPPPPPPPPPPPPPPPPPPPPPPPPPPPPPPPPPPPPPPPPPPPPPPPPPPPPPPPPPPPPPPPPPPPPPPPPPPPPPPPPPPTPPPPPPPPPPPPPPPPPPPPPPPPPPPPPPPPPPPPPPPPPPPPPPPPPPPPPPPPPPPPPPPPPPPPPPPPPPPPPPPTPPPPPPPPPPPPPPPPPPPPPPPPPPPPPPPPPPPPPPPPHPPPPPPPPPPPPPPPPPPPPPPPPPPPPPPPPPPPPPPPPPPPPPPPPPPPPPPPPPPPPPPPPPPPPPPPPPPPPPPPPPPPPPPPHPPPPPPPPPPPPPPPPPPPPPPPPPPPPPPPPPPPPPPPPPPPPHPPPPPPPPPPPPPPPPPPPPPPPPPPPPPPPPPPPPPPPPHPPPPPPPPPPPPPPPPPPPPPPPPPPPPPPPPPPPPPPPHEEPDPVTRAEEAPPYNQLPPEETRYALFTDGSCRIVGMNRKWKAADATLSVKSPCEND; encoded by the coding sequence cccccccccccccccccccccccccccccccccccccccccccccccccccccccccccccccccccccccccccccccccccccccccccccccccccccccccccccccccccccacccccccccccccccccccccccccccacccccccccccccccccccccccccccccccccccccccccccccccccccccccccccccccccccccccccccccccccccccccccccccccccccccccccccccccccccccccccccccccccccccccccccccccccccccccccccaccccccccccccccccccccccccccccccccccccccccccccccccccccccccccccccccccccccccccccccccccccccccccccccccccccccccccccccccccccccccccccccccccccccccccccccccccccccccccccccccccccccccccccccccccccccccccccccccccccccccccccccccccccccccccccccccccccccccccccccccccccccccccccccccccccccccccccccccccccccccaccccccccccccccccccccccccccccccccccccccccccccccccccccccccccacccccccccccccccccccccccccccccccccccccccccccccccccccccccccccccccccccccccccccccccccccccccccccccccccccccccccccccccccccccccccccccccccccccccccccccccccccccccccccccccccccccacccccccccccccccccccccccccccccccccccccccccccccccccccccccccccccccccccccccccccccccccccccccccccccccccccccccccccccccccccccccccccccccccccccccccccccccccccccacccccccccccccccccccccccccccccccccccccccccccccccccccccccccccccccccccccccccccccccccccccccccccccccccccccccccccccccccccccccccccccccccccccccccccccccccccccccccccccccacccccccccccccccccccccccccccccccccccccccccccccccccccccccccccccccccccccccccccccccccaccccccccccccccccccccccccccccccccccccccccccccccccccccccccccccccccccccccccccccccccccccccccccccccccccccccccccccccccccccccccccccacccccccccccccccccccccccccccccaccccccccccccccccccccccccccccccccccccccccccccccccccccccccccccccccccccccccccccccccccccccccccccccccccccccccccccccccccccccccccccccccccccccccccccccccccccccccccccccccccccccccccccccccaccccccccccccccccccccccccccccccccccccccaccccccccccccccccccccccccccccccccccccccccccccccccccccccccccccccccccccccccccccccccccccccccccccccccccccccccccccccccccccccccccccccccccccccccccccccccccccccccccccccccccacccccccccccccccccccccccccccccccccccccccccccccccccccccccccccccccccccccccccccccccccccccccccccccccccccccccccccccccccccccccccccccccccccccccccccccccccccccccccccccccccccccccccccccccccccccccccccccccccccccccccccccccccccccccccccccccccccccccccccccccacccccccccccccccccccccccccccccccccccccccccccccccccccccccccccccccccccccccccccccccccccccccccccccccccccccccccccccccccccccccccccacccccccccccccccccccccccccccccccccccccccccccccccccccccccccccccccccccccccccccccccccccccccccccccccccccccccccccccccccccccccccccccccccccccccccccccccccccccccccccccccccccccccccccccccccccccccccccccccccccccccccccccccccccccccccccccccccccccccccccccccccccccccccccccccccccccccaccccccccccccccccccccccccccccccccccccccccccccccccccccccccccccccccccccccccccccccccccccccccccccccccccccccccccccccccccccccccccccccccccccccaccccccccccccccccccccccccccccccccccccccccccccccccccccccccccccccccccccccccccccccccccccccccccccccccccccccccccccccccccccccccccacccccccccccccccccccccccccccccccccccccccccccccccccccccccccccccccccccccccccccccccccccccccccccccccccccccccccccccccccccccac